Proteins encoded together in one Rossellomorea sp. y25 window:
- a CDS encoding GerAB/ArcD/ProY family transporter: MDRSLYVVIMYILTHIGLILFLYPSNIIESSSQGHWIPIIIGVIVHFIILFLLLTGLDRFPQQDIITIYLREGKLMTFIFLFPALLYFLMANIITVRAYSEVVTIVFLSNTPIWAIMALLLILSCYLAIKGVEAIFRTAILLFLLLFPLVCFILVVAFQNVDWHYVYPLWNEDFSFLTDSSYHRSFFAIGGVFLFIGFVRPVLPYKSKKVLLAAVALIPIFIISVYIPVLTFGQATASTFMFPFIMTVDAINLTWLMFDRLTMFFLLSIVIYILLFISLVLWMSVKIINKCVLPTMKSSYLVISVSLIIYIICLWIPNWSDVEQLFKWNTPLRFYVIFGVPISIWFLGVRTRKENAS, translated from the coding sequence GTGGATAGAAGCTTGTATGTTGTCATTATGTACATTTTAACCCACATAGGCCTTATTCTGTTTTTGTATCCTAGTAATATCATTGAAAGCTCATCTCAAGGACATTGGATTCCGATCATTATCGGAGTCATCGTACATTTCATTATTTTATTCTTGCTTTTGACGGGGCTTGATCGTTTTCCGCAACAAGATATCATCACCATTTATCTGCGTGAGGGAAAGTTGATGACATTCATTTTTCTGTTCCCCGCTCTCCTCTATTTTTTAATGGCTAACATCATAACAGTCCGGGCGTATTCAGAAGTCGTTACCATTGTGTTTCTATCAAACACTCCCATCTGGGCGATCATGGCATTGCTGCTTATCTTATCATGTTATTTAGCTATTAAGGGAGTAGAAGCCATCTTTCGTACAGCTATACTTCTCTTCTTATTATTATTCCCGTTGGTTTGCTTCATATTGGTGGTTGCGTTTCAGAACGTGGATTGGCACTATGTATATCCCTTATGGAATGAAGATTTTTCTTTTTTGACTGACTCCTCTTACCATAGAAGCTTCTTTGCCATTGGTGGTGTATTTCTGTTTATTGGGTTTGTAAGGCCGGTCCTTCCCTATAAGAGCAAAAAAGTTTTGCTTGCTGCGGTTGCACTTATTCCCATCTTTATCATATCTGTATATATACCCGTCCTTACATTTGGCCAGGCAACAGCATCTACATTTATGTTCCCTTTCATCATGACAGTGGATGCCATCAATTTGACATGGCTTATGTTTGATCGACTCACCATGTTTTTCTTACTAAGTATAGTGATTTATATATTGTTGTTTATATCACTCGTATTATGGATGAGTGTAAAAATAATAAATAAATGTGTGCTTCCAACCATGAAATCATCTTATTTAGTAATATCGGTTTCACTCATCATTTACATCATTTGTTTGTGGATTCCAAATTGGAGTGACGTTGAACAGCTCTTTAAATGGAATACTCCCCTAAGATTTTATGTCATCTTTGGAGTTCCAATTTCAATTTGGTTTCTTGGTGTAAGAACAAGGAAGGAGAATGCAAGTTGA
- a CDS encoding Ger(x)C family spore germination protein produces MRCKKAVIWLSLLFLVFMMSGCWDTRDINHRVMPVVLGISKDSDQYKVFLQIPHPQQDMIQTKVVVGVGETINEIVDDISADMESSVDLLHVKVIVIDRLLAEEGVKDLISGIMRSRDVSSKALVAICNDDIDRFFESMEKNTSPRGTTLLDFFEKNAGWDPQVALTRVWEVYRSIHSYTRDVAIPMLCLGETTLVDHVGSAVIKNGKMVEEINPNETLLYNAFKGESTEGKIEVLNEGSVLILGNTIEHTSEVRKEPFLYSKIKLDVMILETKGDPTEKMIEKGLEKLLTDRLNKMFSKLQNSEADILGLGQLFRKEIPRMDLKEWRSKYYQNLSTDFVVDVDIRNSGNLKNPG; encoded by the coding sequence TTGAGGTGTAAAAAAGCGGTGATCTGGCTTTCTCTCTTATTCTTGGTTTTCATGATGAGTGGCTGTTGGGATACCAGAGATATTAATCATCGGGTGATGCCCGTTGTCTTGGGGATATCCAAGGATAGTGACCAATATAAAGTCTTTCTGCAGATTCCCCACCCTCAGCAGGATATGATACAAACGAAAGTGGTTGTTGGTGTTGGTGAAACGATTAATGAAATTGTAGATGATATCAGTGCTGACATGGAAAGCAGTGTCGATTTGCTTCACGTAAAGGTAATTGTCATCGATCGACTTCTTGCAGAAGAAGGTGTGAAGGACCTTATTTCAGGTATTATGAGGTCGAGGGATGTATCTTCAAAAGCATTGGTTGCCATTTGTAACGACGATATTGACCGATTTTTCGAAAGTATGGAGAAAAACACCTCTCCGCGCGGGACGACTCTGTTGGATTTCTTTGAAAAGAATGCCGGTTGGGACCCTCAGGTTGCTTTAACCAGAGTTTGGGAAGTTTATAGAAGTATTCACTCTTATACCCGGGACGTGGCCATCCCGATGCTCTGTCTTGGAGAGACGACGTTAGTGGACCATGTGGGGTCAGCGGTGATAAAGAACGGAAAAATGGTAGAAGAAATCAACCCTAATGAAACCCTTCTTTATAATGCATTTAAGGGAGAAAGCACTGAAGGGAAAATAGAGGTGCTCAATGAAGGAAGTGTCTTGATCTTAGGAAATACGATTGAACATACAAGTGAGGTGCGGAAAGAACCGTTCTTATATTCCAAAATAAAGTTAGATGTCATGATACTGGAAACAAAAGGAGATCCTACAGAGAAAATGATTGAAAAGGGATTGGAAAAGCTTCTGACAGATCGTTTGAATAAGATGTTCTCGAAGCTACAGAATAGTGAGGCGGATATTCTAGGACTTGGCCAATTATTCAGAAAAGAAATACCGAGGATGGACTTAAAGGAGTGGAGATCGAAGTATTATCAAAACTTGTCCACAGACTTTGTAGTTGATGTCGATATCCGGAATTCCGGGAATTTAAAGAACCCCGGTTAA
- a CDS encoding STAS domain-containing protein, translating to MQVEEKFYEFMKERTWKLTENWYESLDKSDVSGVYSSTDPQVILTLKRQNHEFHERFCLLFKDIGQDALCNFAEWIEEIAKDEEHLQTPTHYILREFFRTQDQYLEILKEFERLYGTDYPAERIDSFRELIIKTFGLVISKFAEENYEYAQRRLKAQQEMIKELSSPVILIDKKTGVLPLVGDIDTGRAKYILENTLAECVDKNVEHLFIDLSGVIMVDTMVAHQLFQIMESLNLIGVKSSISGIRPEIAQTAIQLGISFENISVTSTLERALNEQR from the coding sequence ATGCAGGTAGAGGAAAAATTTTATGAATTTATGAAAGAACGTACGTGGAAACTGACGGAGAATTGGTATGAATCCCTTGATAAAAGTGATGTCTCAGGCGTTTATTCTTCAACTGATCCACAGGTCATCCTAACGTTGAAGCGCCAAAATCACGAATTTCACGAACGTTTTTGTCTCCTTTTTAAAGATATAGGGCAGGACGCACTATGTAATTTCGCTGAATGGATCGAAGAAATTGCAAAAGATGAAGAGCACTTACAAACCCCAACTCACTATATACTGAGGGAATTCTTCAGAACCCAGGATCAATATTTGGAGATTTTGAAGGAATTTGAACGCCTGTATGGCACTGATTATCCAGCGGAGAGAATCGATTCATTCAGAGAGTTGATCATTAAAACCTTTGGTCTTGTCATTTCCAAGTTTGCAGAAGAAAATTACGAGTATGCCCAAAGGCGTTTGAAGGCACAGCAGGAAATGATCAAAGAATTGAGTTCACCTGTCATCTTAATCGATAAAAAGACAGGGGTGCTGCCTCTTGTCGGTGATATCGATACAGGAAGGGCGAAGTATATCCTCGAGAATACACTGGCCGAATGCGTCGATAAAAATGTTGAGCACTTGTTTATTGATTTATCAGGTGTCATCATGGTGGACACGATGGTTGCTCATCAATTATTCCAGATAATGGAGAGTTTGAACTTAATTGGTGTGAAAAGTTCAATCTCCGGCATTCGCCCGGAAATTGCCCAAACCGCTATTCAACTTGGTATATCATTTGAAAATATTTCTGTCACTTCGACTCTTGAGCGAGCATTGAATGAGCAACGGTAG
- a CDS encoding STAS domain-containing protein, which produces MKTKDKLMDFFHLQSDEIIGEWLQLREVDQFSIFNVNAPKEIEEKLRQESGSFILYITEALVDEEQKLSNELLKWSNLIAKERVNDGTSIDKVLEQFHRFRKVYFQFMKAWLMENEDLLLEARYAMIENYHSIFDEVIKTFVISYKTHYESRLKDQMGLINELSSLIIPLSNTIAILPLVGDIDTTRAKYIMEHALEKCVEKEIQHLVVDLSAVPVIDTMVAQKIFELMNTLTLVGVDPVITGIRPAIAQTAVQLGIPLGSLHIHSTLLHALKSLGYSINPRT; this is translated from the coding sequence ATGAAAACAAAGGACAAGTTGATGGATTTTTTTCACTTGCAGTCGGATGAGATCATCGGTGAATGGTTACAGTTGCGGGAAGTCGATCAATTTTCCATCTTTAATGTGAACGCACCGAAAGAAATTGAAGAAAAACTTAGGCAGGAGTCAGGAAGCTTTATACTCTATATAACCGAGGCGTTGGTCGATGAAGAACAGAAACTTTCGAACGAGCTTTTAAAGTGGTCGAATCTCATTGCCAAAGAGCGTGTGAATGACGGGACAAGTATCGATAAGGTGCTTGAACAATTTCACCGTTTCAGGAAAGTTTATTTTCAATTTATGAAAGCTTGGCTGATGGAAAATGAAGATCTTCTGCTGGAAGCCCGCTATGCCATGATTGAAAACTACCATTCCATCTTTGATGAAGTGATAAAAACCTTTGTTATATCCTACAAGACTCATTATGAAAGCAGACTCAAGGATCAAATGGGACTCATTAATGAATTGAGCTCACTCATTATTCCATTATCCAATACGATCGCGATACTCCCACTGGTCGGGGATATTGATACAACGAGGGCAAAGTATATCATGGAGCATGCCCTAGAGAAGTGTGTGGAAAAGGAAATCCAGCATTTGGTGGTGGACCTTTCAGCCGTGCCTGTCATCGACACCATGGTCGCCCAGAAAATCTTTGAACTTATGAACACCCTGACTTTGGTGGGGGTCGATCCTGTCATCACGGGAATCAGGCCAGCCATCGCACAAACTGCCGTTCAACTCGGCATCCCCCTTGGATCTTTGCATATTCACTCTACGTTACTCCATGCTTTGAAGAGCCTGGGATACAGCATCAACCCAAGAACATAA
- a CDS encoding sigma-70 family RNA polymerase sigma factor, which produces MVTTQTAPFLISRMREKDLESVMDWFVQRNQSFYALGRIYVNKQEDLEEIFYRSINMIHNELHRLKKEPSFDSWAVSHFIHNGRDLSKDKSFRVSEGQNHDDALFQAIHQLEWDEREAIALFYFKECSYEEVGRILDISEEKVKSVLFSAIRKLRKELGHGSFEGCPEYHKHYLDYLGRTMDRPGKVEFEMHIYHCQGCQEDLATFQEVALTLTGMTDAMEIPVGFMEKVKNKVEEREARRQRKIKKRKSIWLAFAGIFAMIVSIGFVTGGFSSLYYAWTEEDEQLRAILQHDLGERLNLESESNGVKITIKSVVADDVQTLVFYEIEDTEEDNRYMMNAHEGVHIENEYDVMRRDVQNMFYSPPVDQDEIQNEEKNVYKGTMSLLPVSMDSGTIKLNVARLMQVDPDTRKGEYFSREMTFAEGDWSFDIPFTKQSSRVHKLDKEIDIDGIPVRLDKLTIAPTTTLLQYSFQNQGGDRRIDVITFDSIESDKERVKADLFGGNMYVESFDQEGWSAFTSSFDTLYFENPKEVDILFDSIHLSVDDRKTIPLDNLKDLPEAFEYQGNTITIDEIQAGNPAKVILTHDVSKDRAYERVHYGFSSDYLMNENTSIGVSDGDGVLMDKNGKIHEIDVYEYDKLDQPRYFEKEQTIEFYNDSSREDVNLTKLEIGGYSTTKYVDDQVKVKLD; this is translated from the coding sequence ATGGTCACAACGCAAACAGCTCCCTTTTTGATCAGCAGGATGAGGGAAAAGGACTTGGAGTCGGTAATGGATTGGTTTGTACAGCGTAACCAGTCATTCTATGCCCTTGGACGGATATATGTAAATAAGCAAGAGGACCTGGAAGAGATATTTTATCGTTCAATCAACATGATACATAATGAATTACACCGTTTGAAAAAAGAACCTTCATTTGACTCGTGGGCTGTTTCTCATTTTATACATAATGGTCGGGATCTTTCTAAAGATAAGAGTTTCCGGGTTTCAGAAGGACAGAATCATGATGATGCGCTCTTTCAGGCCATACATCAATTGGAGTGGGATGAAAGGGAAGCGATTGCTTTATTCTATTTCAAGGAATGCTCTTATGAGGAAGTTGGGCGTATTCTTGATATTTCAGAAGAGAAGGTAAAATCTGTTTTATTTTCAGCTATACGAAAGCTTCGGAAAGAATTGGGCCACGGTTCTTTCGAGGGCTGCCCGGAATACCATAAGCATTATCTTGATTACTTAGGTAGAACGATGGATCGGCCTGGAAAAGTAGAGTTTGAGATGCATATTTACCATTGTCAGGGCTGTCAGGAGGATTTGGCCACCTTTCAGGAAGTGGCACTGACTCTGACAGGAATGACAGATGCCATGGAGATCCCTGTTGGATTCATGGAGAAGGTCAAGAATAAGGTGGAAGAAAGAGAAGCGCGCAGGCAACGGAAGATAAAGAAACGGAAGTCGATTTGGCTTGCCTTCGCAGGTATTTTCGCAATGATCGTTTCGATTGGATTCGTGACAGGTGGATTCTCCAGCCTCTACTATGCATGGACGGAAGAGGATGAACAATTGCGTGCCATTCTCCAGCATGATCTGGGGGAAAGGTTGAATCTCGAGTCGGAAAGCAATGGGGTGAAGATCACCATCAAGAGTGTCGTCGCCGATGATGTACAGACCCTTGTCTTTTATGAAATAGAGGATACCGAGGAAGACAATCGCTATATGATGAATGCTCATGAAGGAGTCCATATCGAGAATGAATACGACGTCATGAGGCGTGATGTGCAAAACATGTTCTATTCTCCTCCTGTCGATCAGGATGAAATACAAAATGAAGAGAAAAATGTGTATAAAGGTACCATGAGTCTCCTGCCGGTTTCGATGGACAGCGGAACCATTAAATTGAATGTGGCAAGACTCATGCAAGTAGATCCGGACACTCGAAAAGGTGAGTATTTCAGTAGGGAGATGACATTTGCGGAAGGGGACTGGAGCTTTGACATTCCGTTTACAAAGCAGTCATCCCGGGTGCATAAGCTGGATAAGGAAATCGACATTGACGGAATTCCAGTCCGCCTGGATAAGCTTACGATCGCGCCGACTACGACGCTCCTCCAGTACAGCTTTCAGAATCAAGGCGGGGACAGAAGGATTGATGTCATTACCTTTGATTCCATTGAATCGGATAAGGAGAGAGTGAAGGCAGACCTCTTTGGAGGGAATATGTACGTTGAATCCTTTGACCAGGAGGGATGGAGTGCCTTTACATCAAGCTTTGACACCTTATATTTTGAAAATCCAAAAGAAGTTGACATACTGTTTGATTCCATTCATTTATCTGTAGACGATCGGAAAACCATCCCACTTGATAATCTCAAGGACCTGCCCGAGGCATTCGAGTATCAAGGGAATACCATTACCATTGATGAAATTCAGGCAGGAAATCCGGCGAAGGTGATTCTTACGCATGATGTATCGAAGGATCGTGCCTATGAAAGAGTGCACTATGGGTTCTCCAGCGATTATTTGATGAATGAAAATACTTCAATTGGAGTTAGTGATGGCGATGGGGTATTGATGGACAAAAACGGCAAGATCCATGAAATCGATGTATATGAGTATGATAAATTGGATCAACCCCGCTACTTCGAGAAGGAACAAACCATTGAATTTTATAACGATTCGTCCAGGGAAGATGTAAACTTGACCAAGCTTGAAATAGGGGGCTACAGCACAACGAAATATGTGGATGACCAGGTGAAGGTGAAGTTGGATTAA
- a CDS encoding PTS mannitol transporter subunit IICBA — MAQSNMKVAVQKFGNFLSSMVLPNIGAFIAWGLITALFIPTGFFPNESLAKLVGPMVTYLLPLLIGYTGGKLVHDQRGGVVGAIATMGVIVGAPDTPMFLGAMVMGPLAAYVIKKFDGAIEGKIRAGFEMLVNNFSAGILGGILAILAFLGVGPAVDAFTNLLVSGVDWLVAAGLLPLTSILIEPAKILFLNNAINHGVLSPIGLEQVQQGGKSILFLLEANPGPGLGILLAFMFFGKGTAKQSASGAGIIHFFGGIHEIYFPYVLMKPMLFVSVILGGMSGVFTLVLLGGGLVSPASPGSILAITAVTPPEGMAYLANFAAVFVAAAVSFIVSAIVLKSSKTTDEDIEGATKKMQEMKGKKSSVAGQVSQGTMPEEVNKIVFACDAGMGSSAMGASLLRKKVKAAKLDVSVTNTSISNLPSDAQVVITQEELTPRAKNKLPNAYHISVDNFLSSPEYDKLIASLQDGITGEQAEVVEDAEEETVNAEPNADHDDDLLLEENIFMNQSFATKEEAIRFAGEALVKAGYVEDSYVDAMIDREGITSTYMGNNVAIPHGTEDAKKAVIKSGFTVVQVPDGVDFNGEKAKMIFGIAGKDGTHLEILSGIAVVCSEQENVDRMVLAKSAKELKDIINSN; from the coding sequence GTGGCTCAATCGAATATGAAAGTCGCGGTACAAAAGTTTGGTAACTTCCTCAGTTCAATGGTTCTGCCTAATATTGGCGCTTTTATCGCTTGGGGTTTAATTACAGCGTTGTTCATACCAACTGGGTTCTTTCCAAATGAAAGCCTTGCCAAACTGGTAGGGCCGATGGTTACGTACCTGTTACCGCTCTTAATCGGGTATACAGGAGGTAAGCTCGTACACGACCAGCGCGGTGGGGTCGTGGGTGCGATTGCGACAATGGGTGTCATTGTCGGTGCACCGGATACACCGATGTTCTTAGGTGCCATGGTCATGGGTCCTCTTGCGGCTTACGTGATCAAAAAGTTCGACGGGGCAATCGAAGGGAAAATCAGAGCAGGATTTGAAATGCTCGTCAATAACTTCTCAGCAGGTATTCTTGGAGGAATCCTTGCGATCCTGGCATTCCTTGGTGTAGGACCTGCCGTGGACGCATTTACGAATCTACTAGTCTCAGGTGTAGACTGGCTTGTGGCAGCTGGACTGCTTCCTTTAACAAGTATCCTGATCGAACCTGCAAAGATTTTATTCTTAAATAATGCCATCAACCACGGTGTACTATCACCGATCGGATTGGAGCAAGTTCAACAGGGTGGAAAATCGATTCTTTTCCTATTAGAAGCCAACCCGGGACCAGGTCTTGGAATTCTACTGGCGTTCATGTTCTTTGGAAAAGGAACAGCAAAGCAATCTGCATCTGGAGCAGGAATCATTCACTTTTTCGGTGGGATTCATGAAATTTACTTCCCGTACGTATTAATGAAGCCGATGCTGTTTGTTTCCGTCATCCTTGGTGGAATGAGTGGAGTGTTCACCCTTGTTTTATTAGGTGGAGGATTGGTATCACCGGCATCACCAGGTAGTATCCTTGCGATTACCGCGGTTACCCCTCCAGAAGGAATGGCGTATCTGGCAAACTTTGCAGCCGTCTTTGTGGCAGCAGCCGTTTCCTTCATCGTGTCTGCCATCGTGTTGAAATCAAGCAAAACGACAGATGAAGACATCGAAGGCGCAACGAAGAAAATGCAGGAAATGAAGGGCAAGAAAAGTTCTGTAGCCGGACAAGTAAGCCAAGGAACAATGCCTGAAGAAGTAAACAAAATCGTCTTTGCCTGTGATGCAGGGATGGGCTCTAGTGCTATGGGGGCTTCACTCCTCCGTAAGAAAGTGAAGGCGGCAAAACTCGACGTCAGCGTAACGAATACATCCATCAGTAACCTTCCATCTGACGCTCAAGTGGTCATCACACAGGAAGAACTGACGCCGCGGGCGAAAAATAAGCTTCCGAATGCTTATCACATTTCCGTGGATAATTTCCTATCCAGTCCGGAGTACGACAAGCTGATTGCGAGTCTTCAGGACGGAATCACGGGTGAGCAGGCAGAGGTTGTGGAGGATGCAGAGGAAGAAACGGTGAACGCTGAACCGAATGCTGATCATGATGATGATCTACTGCTTGAAGAGAACATCTTCATGAATCAGTCTTTTGCCACAAAAGAAGAGGCGATCCGGTTCGCAGGAGAAGCTCTGGTCAAAGCAGGATACGTGGAAGACAGCTATGTAGATGCTATGATTGACAGAGAAGGAATCACATCTACTTATATGGGTAATAATGTAGCCATTCCACACGGTACGGAAGACGCGAAGAAAGCCGTCATCAAGTCCGGATTCACGGTCGTTCAAGTTCCGGACGGCGTGGACTTCAACGGTGAGAAGGCGAAGATGATCTTCGGTATCGCCGGCAAGGACGGCACACATCTGGAAATCCTTTCAGGGATCGCCGTTGTCTGCTCCGAGCAGGAAAACGTCGACAGAATGGTTCTGGCCAAGTCAGCCAAAGAACTGAAGGACATCATTAATAGCAACTAG